Within Streptomyces roseirectus, the genomic segment GTTCGAGATCTGGGCGACCGTGGCCGGCGGCGAGGTCAACTCGTGGCGCTCGCGCCGCGCGTTCGACGCCGCCGCCCGGCGGGTCGCGTTCCGGCAGGACCACGACAACCCGCTGTTCGGCCTCATGGGCGGCGGCTGGACCTGCCTCCCGCTGCCCGGCGACCGGACGAAGGTGGTGCTCGAACACCGCTTCACCCCGCCGCCGGACCAGGCCGACGCCCGGGAGCGGATCGCCCGGGACCTCGACACCAACGGGGCCGCAGAACTGGAGGCACTGCGCACCGTCTCGGCGCTGCCCGGCGGCCTCGACCGGTGGCGGGTGACGTTCACCGAGACGGTCGCGCTGAGCGGCCCGGCCGAAGCCGCCCGCGAGTTCGTCTGGGCCGCGGACCAGTGGCCGCAGCGGCTGCCCCACGTCGCCGGCCTCGACCTCGTGGAACAGGCGAGCGGCGCCCAGGACATGACGATGGAGACCCGCGCCCCGGACGGCACCCTCCACACCACCCGGTCGCTGCGGCTGCTGCTGCCCGACGGAACGATCGTCTACAAGCAGACCCGGCCGCCCCGCGCCCTGCTCGGGCACAGCGGCCGCTGGGAGTTCCGCTCCGACCCGGCGGGCGACTCGATCAGCTCCACGCACACCTTCCTGATGGACCCGGCCGGCGTGGCGGAGGTGTTCGGCCCCGACGTCCAGGCCCCGGAGGCGGCGAAGCGCCTGCAAGCCGCGTTGTCGGCCAACAGCCGGGTCACGATGCAGCACGCGGACCGCTGGTCCGCGTCGGTCGGTGCGCGGTGAGCACCGCACTGCGCGCACCGCTGGGCCGGCTGCGGGAACTCGCGGACGGCGTCCACGCGTTCCTCCAGCCGCCCGGCGGCTGGTGCCTCAGCAACGCCGGCGTGATCGCCGGACCCGACGGGCTGCTCCTGGTCGACACCGCCGCGACCAGGGCGCGCGCCGAGGCCCTGCGGACGGCGGCCGAGGGGCTGGGCCACGGGCCCGTGCGCACCGTGGTCAACACCCACAGCCACGGCGACCACGTCTTCGGCAACTGCGTCTTCGCGCCGCCCGCCGAGGTCGTCGCCCACGAGCTGACCGGGCCGGAGATGCGGGCGACCGGGATGGCGCTGCGGGACCTGTGGCCGGACGTCGACTGGGGCGAGCTGACCCTCACCACGCCCACCGTCACCTTCGGCCGGAGCCTGACCCTGCTGCTCGGCGACCGCCCGGTCGAACTGCACCACGTCGGCCCCGCGCACAGCACCAACGACGTCGTCGTGTGGCTCCCGGACGCGGGCGTGCTCTTCGCCGGCGACGTGGCGCTGCCCGGCTGCACCCCGTTCACCCTGATGGGCTCGGTGCGCGGCTCGCTCGCGGCGCTGGAGCGGCTGCGCGCCTTCGGGGCGCGGACCGTGGTCGGCGGGCACGGCGAGATCAGCGGCCCCGAGGTCTTCGACGACATGGAGCGCTACCTGCGCCGGATCCTCGACCTCGCCCGCGACGGGGTCGGGGCCGGCCTCACCCCGCTGGAGACCGCGCGCGAGCACGGCGTCGGAGACTTCGACGGGCTGCTCGACCCCGAGCGGCTGGTCGGCAACCTGCACCGGGCCTTCCTGGAGATCCGGCGGCCCGACCTGCCGCTCGGCGTGGAGACCGACGTCCCCGGGGTGTTCGACGAGATGGTCCGGTTCAACGACGGGCGCCTGCCGACGTGTCTGGCCTAGCCGGGCCCGGCGGCCGGGACGCGCGATCCGAGGAGGGCTGATGACGATGCCGATCGACTCGCACCGGGGAACCACGGTGTCCCCGGAGACCTACTACGAGCTGAGAAGGTTCTACCTGGACCAACTGGACGCCCGCGACCGGGGCTTCACCCAGGAGTGGCTGGCGGTCTTCGACGACGACGCCACCATCACGACCAAGGTGCTCGGCGGCGGCGCGACGGTCCCCAAATCCGAATTCGCGCCCGAGGTCTGGAAACTGGACGCCTCCTTCCACGAGAAGGGAATCCAGCGCCGCCACTGCGTGCAGGGATTCACCTTCACCCACCACGACGGACTGGTCGTCTCCCGGTTCTACGGCCTCTTCCTGGTCGTCGACGCCGCGCGGGGCGCCTGCCTCCAGTCCGCCGCCTTCATCTCCGACGTCCTGCGCAGGCACGGCACCACCTGGCGGGTCATCTCCCGCGAAATAGAACGGGACGACCTCGGCCGCCTCGACACGGCCGCCCACAGCGTTCCCCTGGGATGAGAGAAGGAGCCATGGATCAGACAGTTACCTTCAGTGACCAGGCCGCGTCGGCCGAGGTCTGCTCCCGCGTCGACCAGTTCTACGCGATGCAGATGCAGGCCCTGGACGACGGCGACATCGACACCTGGGTGGACACCTTCACCGACGACGGCGTCTTCGTCTCCAACGGCCTGCCGGACCCCGTCGAGGGCAGGAGCGCGCTGACCGAACTCGGCAGCGCGGCCGTGGCCCGGCTCGACGAGAAGGGCGCCATCCGACGGCACTTCGTGTTCAACGTCATCATCGACCCCCTCGCGGACGGCGTCCTGCGCACCACGTGCTACGTCCCGGTCTTCGACACCGTCGACGGCGTCACGACCCTGACCACGAGCACCGTCATGCGCGACGAACTGATCACCTCCGAGGGCGGGCTGCGGGTGCGCCACCGCACCGTCACCCGCGACGACCTCGTGGCCGAAGCGGCACCGGGGAGCGGCACATGACAACCTCGCAGCCGCTGCTCGCCGGCCTCGGCGGGGTCGCGCTCGGCCCCGGCGACGCCGGTTACGACGCGGCCCGCAGCGGCGTCCAGCGCTCCTACCTGCACCGGCCGTCGGTGATCGTCCAGGCCGACGGGCCGGCCGATGTCCGGCTCGCGGTCCGGCGCGCCGCACAGCAGGGCCTCACGGTCGCCGTCCAGGCCACCGGGCACGGCCTGAACGTCCCCAGCGACGGCGGCGTCCTCATCGACACGTCACGGATGACCGAGGTCCGCGTCGACCCCGCCTCGCGCACCGCGTGGGTGGCGGCGGGGGCCCGCTGGGAGCACGTGATCGAGGCCGCCTGGGAGCACGGGCTGGCGCCGCTGAGCGGTTCCTCGCCCGACGTCGGCGTCGTCGGCTA encodes:
- a CDS encoding aromatase/cyclase; protein product: MTTPEIHARHEIETETSPSAVYELITDVSLWPVIFRPTVHTQVLERTERGDRFEIWATVAGGEVNSWRSRRAFDAAARRVAFRQDHDNPLFGLMGGGWTCLPLPGDRTKVVLEHRFTPPPDQADARERIARDLDTNGAAELEALRTVSALPGGLDRWRVTFTETVALSGPAEAAREFVWAADQWPQRLPHVAGLDLVEQASGAQDMTMETRAPDGTLHTTRSLRLLLPDGTIVYKQTRPPRALLGHSGRWEFRSDPAGDSISSTHTFLMDPAGVAEVFGPDVQAPEAAKRLQAALSANSRVTMQHADRWSASVGAR
- a CDS encoding MBL fold metallo-hydrolase; amino-acid sequence: MSTALRAPLGRLRELADGVHAFLQPPGGWCLSNAGVIAGPDGLLLVDTAATRARAEALRTAAEGLGHGPVRTVVNTHSHGDHVFGNCVFAPPAEVVAHELTGPEMRATGMALRDLWPDVDWGELTLTTPTVTFGRSLTLLLGDRPVELHHVGPAHSTNDVVVWLPDAGVLFAGDVALPGCTPFTLMGSVRGSLAALERLRAFGARTVVGGHGEISGPEVFDDMERYLRRILDLARDGVGAGLTPLETAREHGVGDFDGLLDPERLVGNLHRAFLEIRRPDLPLGVETDVPGVFDEMVRFNDGRLPTCLA
- a CDS encoding nuclear transport factor 2 family protein, with product MDQTVTFSDQAASAEVCSRVDQFYAMQMQALDDGDIDTWVDTFTDDGVFVSNGLPDPVEGRSALTELGSAAVARLDEKGAIRRHFVFNVIIDPLADGVLRTTCYVPVFDTVDGVTTLTTSTVMRDELITSEGGLRVRHRTVTRDDLVAEAAPGSGT